One window from the genome of Sesamum indicum cultivar Zhongzhi No. 13 linkage group LG15, S_indicum_v1.0, whole genome shotgun sequence encodes:
- the LOC105178236 gene encoding pentatricopeptide repeat-containing protein At5g65560 gives MNGVFRFSAGARFPIRMIRSTAVVTFAPQPFLASGQSSVFVLCSFIKQLSFSFTPEPISQLDSPVTDLSSQLFSLLCQPNWQKHPSFRKLIPIVSPSLFSSFLSQHPHLNPQIAFNFFDLLSRTPTFKPNVQAYASLLRILIKNKSYRNAEKTRILMIKCCETEEDASFVLSILRETNRCDDGDFGFKLGLRCYNTLLMLLARFLMINDMKCVYREMLDDKVSPNIYTFNTMINGYCKLGNVSEAEYYLSMILQAGLKPDTHTYTSFILGHCRRNELGSASKMFMTMPQKGCQRNVVSYNNLMHGLCEAGRVDEAKRLFLQMGDDNCHPNVRTYTILIDALCGLERRLEALSLFQEMKDKGCEPNTHTYTVLIYGACKDGMLDEARKILSTMLDNRLFPNVVTYNALIDGFCKKGMVDTAFEIFDMMESKNCSPNVRTYNELISGFCEGKKVHKAMALLSKMLEEKIPPDLVTFNILVRGQCKEGDIDSALRLLNLMEEKNVVPDQLTFGTLINALCEKGCVDRAYDMFDSLKEKGIKVNEVMYTALIDGYCNVEKVDAALALFERMVREGCLPNSYTYNVLINGLCKVKKLREALKFLERMLEDGMKPTIVTYSIIIEQMLKEFDFDSAYRVLNHMISVGLHPDVCTYTSFLLAYCNQGMLKEAEDVMAKMKEKGVRPDMMAYTVLIDGYGRSGFIDLAFDTLKSMVDAGYEPSNYTYSVLIKHLSHEKLINGNIGRTGFDAFPNDGSINIADVWKIMEHDTALKLFEKMKEHGCAPNINTYNALITGLCREGRLQEAWRLVDHLKQCGISPSEDIYNKLVECCCNMRMYEEAVDLIDVMLTHGLLPHLECFKRLVCGLYDDGNDEKAKTTFCRLLHCGYNYDEVAWKVLIDGLLKRGFVNGCSELVHVMEKSGCTIDPQTHAMLIQGILGQREGE, from the coding sequence ATGAATGGCGTCTTCCGCTTCTCCGCCGGCGCCCGATTCCCCATCAGAATGATACGGTCGACCGCCGTTGTCACCTTCGCACCACAACCATTCCTCGCCTCAGGTCAGTCCTCCGTTTTTGTCCTTTGCTCATTCATCAAACAACTCTCCTTTTCATTTACGCCGGAACCCATTTCGCAACTCGACTCGCCTGTAACTGACCTCTCTTCTCAACTGTTTTCCCTCCTCTGCCAACCGAATTGGCAGAAGCACCCTTCTTTCAGAAAATTGATCCCCATTGTATCCCCGTCTCTTTTCTCATCTTTCCTCTCCCAGCATCCCCATCTCAATCCTCAGATTGCCTTTAATTTTTTCGATTTACTCTCCCGTACTCCCACTTTCAAACCCAATGTACAAGCCTATGCTTCCCTTTTGCGCATTTTGATAAAGAATAAATCTTATCGGAATGCGGAGAAAACCCGGATTTTAATGATTAAGTGTTGTGAGACGGAGGAGGATGCCAGCTTCGTTTTGAGTATTTTGCGCGAGACGAATCGTTGTGATGATGGTGATTTTGGGTTTAAACTTGGTCTTAGGTGTTATAACACGCTTTTGATGTTGCTGGCACGATTTCTGATGATCAATGACATGAAATGTGTTTATAGGGAGATGTTGGATGATAAGGTGtcaccaaatatatatacatttaatacAATGATTAATGGCTATTGTAAATTGGGAAATGTGAGTGAAGCTGAGTATTATTTAAGTATGATTTTGCAGGCTGGTTTGAAGCCTGATACACATACTTACACATCATTCATTTTGGGACATTGTAGGAGAAACGAATTAGGTAGTGCAAGTAAAATGTTCATGACTATGCCACAGAAGGGTTGTCAAAGGAATGTGGTTTCATATAATAACTTGATGCATGGGTTGTGCGAAGCTGGGAGAGTGGATGAGGCAAAGAGGCTGTTTTTGCAAATGGGTGATGATAATTGTCACCCAAATGTTCGGACCTACACAATTCTAATTGATGCTTTATGTGGTTTAGAGAGGAGGTTGGAGGCTTTGAGCTTGTTCCAGGAAATGAAGGATAAAGGGTGTGAGCCCAATACTCATACATACACTGTACTTATTTATGGTGCTTGTAAAGATGGTATGCTTGACGAAGCAAGGAAAATATTGAGCACAATGCTAGATAACAGGTTGTTTCCTAACGTAGTGACTTACAACGCTCTGATCGATGGGTTTTGTAAGAAGGGAATGGTTGACACTGCTTTTGAGATATTTGACATGATGGAGTCAAAAAATTGTAGTCCAAATGTGCGTACTTATAACGAGTTAATTTCTGGATTCTGTGAGGGGAAAAAAGTGCACAAGGCTATGGCACTTCTCAGTAAGATGCTAGAGGAAAAAATTCCACCAGATCTTgtcacatttaatattttagtacGTGGACAATGCAAGGAGGGAGACATAGATAGTGCTCTTCGCCTACTCAATTTAATGGAAGAGAAGAATGTAGTTCCTGATCAGTTAACCTTTGGTACTCTCATCAATGCTTTATGTGAAAAAGGGTGTGTGGATAGGGCATATGACATGTTTGACTCCTTAAAAGAGAAAGGGATCAAGGTGAATGAGGTTATGTACACTGCTCTTATTGATGGATACTGCAATGTGGAGAAAGTGGATGCTGCCCTTGCTTTGTTTGAAAGAATGGTTAGAGAGGGGTGCCTTCCAAACTCATATACCTACAATGTGCTGATTAATGGATTATGCAAAGTGAAAAAACTACGTGAAGCtttaaaatttcttgaaaGGATGTTGGAGGACGGCATGAAACCCACAATTGTTACTTACTCAATCATTATTGAGCAAATGTTAAAGGAGTTTGACTTTGACAGTGCTTATAGAGTTCTGAATCATATGATTTCTGTGGGACTTCATCCTGATGTCTGCACATATACTTCATTCCTTCTTGCTTATTGCAATCAAGGAATGTTGAAAGAAGCAGAGGATGTGATGGCTAAGATGAAAGAGAAAGGGGTCCGACCAGATATGATGGCTTACACAGTGCTCATTGATGGATATGGACGCTCAGGATTTATCGATCTTGCTTTTGACACCTTGAAATCTATGGTTGATGCTGGATATGAACCTTCTAACTATACCTATTCAGTTTTAATCAAACATCTCTCACATGAAAAGCTAATCAATGGAAATATTGGTAGAACAGGGTTCGATGCATTTCCCAATGATGGCTCCATTAATATTGCTGATGTGTGGAAAATAATGGAACATGATACTGCTCTTAAGCTCtttgagaaaatgaaagaacatGGTTGTGCACCGAATATAAACACTTATAATGCGCTCATTACTGGTCTCTGCAGAGAAGGGCGCCTTCAAGAAGCCTGGAGGTTGGTTGATCATTTGAAACAATGTGGAATATCTCCGAGTGAAGACATCTATAACAAACTAGTAGAATGTTGCTGCAACATGAGAATGTATGAGGAAGCTGTGGATTTAATTGATGTCATGCTCACACATGGACTTTTACCTCATTTGGAGTGCTTTAAGCGGCTTGTTTGTGGGTTATATGACGATGGAAATGATGAGAAGGCTAAGACAACCTTCTGTAGGCTGCTTCACTGTGGTTACAATTATGATGAAGTGGCTTGGAAGGTTTTAATTGATGGCTTGCTGAAGAGGGGGTTCGTGAATGGATGCTCTGAGCTGGTTCATGTCATGGAAAAAAGTGGTTGCACAATTGATCCTCAAACTCATGCAATGTTAATACAGGGAATTCTTGGTCAAAGAGAGGGAGAGTAG